The Anaerolineae bacterium genome contains a region encoding:
- a CDS encoding DUF4160 domain-containing protein has translation MPTVKHIGPYRFFFYAGDRSEFPHVHVERENKVAKFWLNPVRLQSSGRFRPQEIRRLQHLVEEHEQEFLEAWHEYFRD, from the coding sequence ATGCCTACTGTCAAGCATATAGGGCCGTACCGTTTTTTCTTCTATGCCGGTGACCGTTCAGAATTCCCACATGTGCATGTGGAGCGGGAGAACAAAGTCGCTAAGTTTTGGTTAAACCCTGTGCGTTTACAATCCAGTGGGCGATTTCGCCCCCAGGAGATACGACGCCTTCAGCATCTTGTTGAGGAACATGAGCAGGAATTTTTGGAGGCATGGCATGAGTATTTCCGTGATTGA
- a CDS encoding DUF2442 domain-containing protein produces the protein MSISVIEHRAQAQGVKITDEELIVELDDGRTISVPLAWFPRLLHGTPEERANWRLIGGGEGIHWPDLDEDIEVAHLLAGVPSQESQRSLQRWLQSRR, from the coding sequence ATGAGTATTTCCGTGATTGAACACCGAGCTCAAGCTCAAGGGGTGAAAATCACCGATGAAGAGCTGATTGTAGAGCTAGACGACGGACGCACGATCAGTGTACCTCTGGCCTGGTTCCCGCGGCTGCTCCATGGGACGCCCGAGGAACGGGCCAATTGGCGGCTGATCGGAGGTGGCGAAGGGATCCATTGGCCCGATCTGGATGAAGACATCGAGGTGGCCCATTTGCTGGCTGGGGTCCCATCGCAGGAATCTCAGCGCTCATTGCAGCGGTGGCTTCAAAGCCGCAGGTAG